The following proteins are encoded in a genomic region of Thermus sp. LT1-2-5:
- a CDS encoding TlpA disulfide reductase family protein — translation MRAWLWILLVVALGGLFFWGMQRNPKELPSVLAKERRPAPDFTLPVLLPYRAEWGETFRLSDHLGKRPIVLNFWASWCYPACYEEAPVLEAAWRAYKDRVLFLGVNTQDKEAEALKFIAQFGLTFPQVFDPRGRVGVDYGMYGVPETFFIDGEGRVLARHAGAIDQATLEKYLKEALP, via the coding sequence GTGAGGGCCTGGCTTTGGATCCTTTTGGTGGTGGCCTTGGGCGGGCTTTTCTTCTGGGGGATGCAGCGCAACCCCAAGGAGCTCCCCTCGGTCTTGGCCAAGGAGCGGCGCCCTGCCCCCGACTTCACCCTGCCCGTCCTTCTCCCCTACCGGGCGGAGTGGGGGGAGACCTTCCGCCTTTCCGACCACCTGGGGAAGCGGCCCATCGTCCTCAACTTCTGGGCTAGCTGGTGCTATCCCGCCTGCTACGAGGAGGCCCCGGTGCTGGAGGCTGCCTGGCGCGCCTATAAGGACCGCGTGCTCTTCCTGGGGGTGAACACCCAGGACAAGGAGGCGGAGGCCCTGAAGTTCATCGCCCAGTTCGGCCTCACCTTCCCCCAGGTCTTTGACCCCCGGGGCCGGGTGGGGGTGGACTACGGGATGTACGGGGTGCCCGAAACCTTTTTCATCGATGGCGAGGGGCGGGTCCTGGCCCGCCACGCCGGGGCCATCGACCAGGCTACCTTGGAGAAGTACCTAAAGGAGGCGTTGCCGTGA
- a CDS encoding cytochrome c-type biogenesis protein — translation MRWVLFLALFFLPALGQAEPPPDLSPEVFRIARELRCPVCQGESAAESNSGVAVEMRRIIAEMLQEGKTEEEIKAFFVDRYGEWILYSPPRRGVTLWAWVLPGVALFLLAWGLFAYFRPRKVPKELLEEAERRLKEPPA, via the coding sequence GTGAGGTGGGTGCTGTTCCTCGCCCTGTTCTTCCTGCCCGCCCTGGGCCAAGCGGAGCCTCCCCCTGACCTTTCCCCGGAGGTGTTCCGCATCGCCCGGGAGCTCCGCTGCCCCGTGTGCCAAGGGGAAAGCGCCGCCGAGAGCAACTCGGGGGTGGCGGTGGAGATGCGGCGCATCATCGCCGAGATGCTTCAAGAGGGCAAGACGGAGGAGGAGATCAAGGCCTTCTTCGTGGACCGCTATGGGGAATGGATCCTCTACAGTCCGCCTCGGCGGGGGGTGACGCTTTGGGCCTGGGTGTTGCCCGGGGTGGCCCTGTTCCTCCTGGCCTGGGGGCTTTTCGCCTATTTCCGTCCCAGGAAGGTGCCCAAGGAGCTTTTGGAGGAGGCGGAGCGCCGCCTGAAGGAGCCCCCGGCATGA
- the ccmE gene encoding cytochrome c maturation protein CcmE yields the protein MRTKYLFGLVVILGALGYLVFGGLGQNLVYFLTPSEYLQDQARYQNRPVRLGGLVKPGTVQYDKDRLELRFVLTDGVAEVPVFHKGTPPGMFKEGQGVVVEGRFQEGVFQGTNLLVKHSESYQAPKAGWTPEEVRKLIEEAK from the coding sequence ATGAGGACCAAGTACCTCTTCGGCCTCGTGGTCATCCTGGGGGCCCTGGGTTACCTCGTCTTCGGGGGCCTGGGGCAGAACCTGGTGTACTTTCTCACTCCCTCGGAGTACCTCCAGGATCAGGCCCGTTACCAAAATCGCCCGGTGCGCCTCGGGGGCCTGGTGAAGCCGGGCACGGTGCAATACGACAAGGACCGGCTGGAGCTCCGTTTTGTCCTCACCGACGGGGTGGCGGAGGTTCCTGTCTTCCACAAGGGTACCCCCCCGGGTATGTTCAAGGAGGGCCAGGGGGTGGTGGTGGAGGGCCGCTTCCAAGAGGGGGTTTTCCAGGGCACTAACCTCCTGGTGAAACACTCGGAAAGCTACCAAGCTCCCAAGGCGGGGTGGACGCCCGAGGAGGTGCGCAAGCTGATTGAGGAGGCCAAGTGA
- a CDS encoding cytochrome c-type biogenesis CcmF C-terminal domain-containing protein, with the protein MTPALLGNLGVSLALAFSLLGLALALLAYFQGDGRFLKGAKSLLLPTFLAALAAFLALEWALLTHDFSLAYVAKNHSVKDPLWVTLVTPWAALEGSILLWGLLQTLYTLLAGRRALDPWRASWVLAVLFGVQVFFFGVMATIASPFETLPNPPQDGVGPNPLLQNHWMMAVHPVLMYLGFVGLSVPYAYAVAAMVTRRYQTWVEETRWWTLIAWGFLTAGKVAGMWWSYEVLGWGGYWAWDPVENASFIPWLLATAFLHTALVQQTRGAFKAWNFAFVTLAFAATVLGTFLTRSGVIQSVHAFAEGPVGPAFLGFFLLATLLGLALLSRVSREVRDTAFFHPFSREGALLLGAFFFAGWALVVVLGTFYPLLVEAFAGAKVSVGAPFFNQLSAPLGAGILLLMGVGPLLPWRRPRAEALRNLYLLLGVLALGTLLGLARGYTVGASLAVGLFLYNVAAILLLVREGVLGRVRAGLSPWGFLENRRRVGSLVVHFAVALMGLGIAFSQTYRLESEKTLYRGESWEVAGLRLTFQGVRVLDEGRRFAVEARVQTDRFGEVGPRLHFYPQMNSPLPAPKVVYTPGNDYYFLLMDFDREKGEWASLRLIVTPLVFWMWVAGGLMALGTLYILWPQARREEAKGVSPA; encoded by the coding sequence GTGACCCCGGCGCTTTTGGGCAATCTGGGCGTGAGCCTGGCCCTGGCCTTTAGCCTCTTGGGCCTGGCCCTAGCCCTTTTGGCCTACTTCCAGGGGGATGGGCGCTTCCTTAAGGGGGCCAAGTCCCTCCTTCTCCCCACCTTCCTTGCCGCCTTGGCCGCCTTTTTGGCCCTGGAGTGGGCTCTCCTCACCCACGACTTTTCCTTGGCCTACGTGGCCAAGAACCACTCGGTGAAAGACCCTCTTTGGGTCACCCTGGTCACCCCTTGGGCCGCCCTGGAGGGGAGCATCCTCCTCTGGGGGCTTTTGCAGACCCTTTACACCCTCCTGGCGGGTCGGCGGGCCCTGGACCCCTGGCGGGCCTCCTGGGTGCTCGCCGTGCTTTTTGGTGTCCAGGTCTTCTTCTTTGGGGTTATGGCCACCATCGCCAGCCCCTTTGAAACCCTGCCCAACCCGCCCCAGGACGGGGTGGGCCCCAACCCCCTCCTGCAAAACCACTGGATGATGGCCGTCCACCCCGTGCTCATGTACCTGGGCTTCGTGGGCCTAAGCGTGCCCTACGCCTACGCCGTGGCGGCCATGGTCACCCGCCGCTACCAGACCTGGGTGGAGGAAACGCGGTGGTGGACCCTCATCGCCTGGGGCTTCCTCACCGCCGGGAAGGTGGCGGGGATGTGGTGGAGCTACGAGGTCTTGGGCTGGGGCGGGTACTGGGCCTGGGACCCGGTGGAAAACGCCAGCTTCATCCCCTGGCTTCTCGCCACCGCCTTCCTCCACACCGCCTTGGTGCAGCAGACCCGGGGGGCCTTTAAGGCCTGGAACTTTGCCTTCGTCACCCTGGCCTTCGCCGCCACGGTGCTCGGCACCTTCCTCACCCGCAGCGGCGTGATCCAGTCCGTGCACGCCTTCGCCGAGGGCCCGGTGGGGCCGGCCTTCTTGGGCTTCTTCCTCCTCGCCACCCTGCTTGGCCTGGCCCTGCTTTCCCGGGTTTCCCGCGAGGTGCGGGACACCGCTTTCTTCCACCCCTTTTCCCGGGAGGGGGCGCTCCTTCTGGGGGCCTTCTTCTTCGCCGGTTGGGCCTTGGTGGTAGTCTTGGGCACCTTCTACCCCCTTTTGGTGGAGGCCTTCGCCGGGGCCAAGGTGAGCGTGGGGGCCCCCTTTTTCAACCAGCTTTCCGCCCCCCTTGGGGCTGGGATTTTGCTCCTCATGGGGGTGGGACCCCTTTTGCCCTGGCGGAGGCCGAGGGCCGAGGCCTTGCGGAACCTTTACCTGCTTTTGGGCGTCTTGGCCTTGGGAACCCTTCTTGGGCTGGCCCGGGGCTATACCGTGGGGGCCTCCTTGGCGGTGGGGCTTTTCCTCTACAACGTGGCCGCCATTCTCCTCCTGGTGCGGGAAGGGGTCTTGGGGCGGGTGCGGGCGGGGCTTTCCCCTTGGGGCTTTTTGGAAAACCGCAGGCGGGTGGGGAGCCTGGTGGTCCACTTCGCCGTGGCCCTCATGGGGCTTGGCATCGCTTTTAGCCAGACCTACCGCTTGGAAAGCGAGAAGACCCTTTATCGAGGGGAAAGCTGGGAGGTGGCGGGCTTAAGGCTCACCTTCCAAGGGGTGCGGGTCCTGGACGAGGGGCGGCGCTTCGCCGTGGAGGCCCGGGTCCAGACCGACCGCTTCGGGGAGGTGGGGCCCCGGCTCCACTTCTACCCCCAGATGAACTCCCCCCTGCCCGCCCCCAAGGTGGTCTACACCCCGGGGAACGACTACTACTTCCTCCTCATGGACTTTGACCGGGAAAAGGGCGAATGGGCCTCCTTGCGCCTCATCGTCACGCCCCTGGTCTTCTGGATGTGGGTGGCGGGGGGGCTCATGGCCCTGGGAACCCTCTACATCCTCTGGCCGCAGGCGCGCCGAGAGGAGGCCAAGGGGGTGAGCCCAGCGTGA